The following are encoded in a window of Dama dama isolate Ldn47 chromosome 17, ASM3311817v1, whole genome shotgun sequence genomic DNA:
- the CXXC4 gene encoding CXXC-type zinc finger protein 4 isoform X3: MNTNVCVEPGPSPEAPGLPKESHLPEGSLNSLVDYNSEMERYRSFATSFYKTNGGAFPQAAKIARITTPIFPSSAAAAAAAARIGMSPWNCDNAATAAAATAMLWGSGGGGGGGGGGGGGGGGGGGGGRKSSSAAASSSASSSAILPAGGGGGGGGGGGGGGGGGGGGGRTGMHHRNDSQRLGKAGCPPEPSLQMANTNFLSTLSPEHCRPLAGECMNKLKCGAAEAEIMNLPERVGTFSAIPALGGISLPPGVIVMTALHSPAAASAAVTDSAFQIANLADCPQNHSSSSSSSSGGAGGANPAKKKRKRCGVCVPCKRLINCGVCSSCRNRKTGHQICKFRKCEELKKKPGTSLERTPVPSAEAFRWFF, translated from the coding sequence ATGAACACCAATGTCTGCGTGGAGCCCGGGCCGAGCCCGGAGGCCCCGGGCTTGCCCAAGGAGAGCCACCTGCCCGAGGGGTCCCTGAACAGCCTTGTGGATTACAACTCGGAGATGGAGCGCTACCGCTCCTTCGCCACCTCCTTCTACAAGACCAACGGGGGCGCCTTCCCGCAGGCGGCCAAGATCGCGCGCATCACCACCCCCATCTTCCCCAgcagcgccgccgccgccgcggccgccgcgcgCATCGGCATGTCCCCCTGGAACTGCGACAACGcggccaccgccgccgccgccaccgccatGCTCTGGGgcagcggcgggggcgggggcgggggcggcggcggcggcggcggcggcggcggcggcggcgggggcggcaggAAATCCTCctccgccgccgcctcctcctccgcctcctcctcGGCGATCCTCcccgccggcggcggcggcggcggcggcggcggcggtggcggcggcggcggcggcggcggcggcggcggcaggacCGGCATGCACCACCGAAACGACTCCCAGAGGCTGGGGAAAGCTGGCTGCCCGCCAGAGCCATCGTTGCAAATGGCAAATACTAATTTCCTCTCCACCTTATCCCCTGAACACTGCAGACCTTTGGCGGGGGAATGCATGAACAAGCTCAAATGCGGCGCTGCTGAAGCAGAGATAATGAATCTCCCCGAGCGCGTGGGGACTTTTTCCGCTATCCCGGCTTTAGGGGGCATCTCATTACCTCCAGGGGTCATCGTCATGACAGCCCTTCACTCCCCCGCAGCAGCCTCAGCAGCCGTCACAGACAGTGCGTTTCAAATTGCCAACCTGGCAGACTGCCCGCAGAaccattcctcctcctcctcgtcctcctcAGGGGGAGCTGGCGGAGCCAACCCGGccaagaagaagaggaaaaggtgtgGGGTCTGCGTGCCCTGCAAGAGGCTCATCAACTGTGGCGTCTGCAGCAGTTGCAGGAACCGCAAAACGGGACACCAGATCTGCAAATTTAGGAAATGTGAAGAGCTAAAGAAAAAACCTGGCACTTCGCTAGAG
- the CXXC4 gene encoding CXXC-type zinc finger protein 4 isoform X2: MNTNVCVEPGPSPEAPGLPKESHLPEGSLNSLVDYNSEMERYRSFATSFYKTNGGAFPQAAKIARITTPIFPSSAAAAAAAARIGMSPWNCDNAATAAAATAMLWGSGGGGGGGGGGGGGGGGGGGGGRKSSSAAASSSASSSAILPAGGGGGGGGGGGGGGGGGGGGGRTGMHHRNDSQRLGKAGCPPEPSLQMANTNFLSTLSPEHCRPLAGECMNKLKCGAAEAEIMNLPERVGTFSAIPALGGISLPPGVIVMTALHSPAAASAAVTDSAFQIANLADCPQNHSSSSSSSSGGAGGANPAKKKRKRCGVCVPCKRLINCGVCSSCRNRKTGHQICKFRKCEELKKKPGTSLELVFFQKGEIVEKTEHHLQFFKER; this comes from the exons ATGAACACCAATGTCTGCGTGGAGCCCGGGCCGAGCCCGGAGGCCCCGGGCTTGCCCAAGGAGAGCCACCTGCCCGAGGGGTCCCTGAACAGCCTTGTGGATTACAACTCGGAGATGGAGCGCTACCGCTCCTTCGCCACCTCCTTCTACAAGACCAACGGGGGCGCCTTCCCGCAGGCGGCCAAGATCGCGCGCATCACCACCCCCATCTTCCCCAgcagcgccgccgccgccgcggccgccgcgcgCATCGGCATGTCCCCCTGGAACTGCGACAACGcggccaccgccgccgccgccaccgccatGCTCTGGGgcagcggcgggggcgggggcgggggcggcggcggcggcggcggcggcggcggcggcggcgggggcggcaggAAATCCTCctccgccgccgcctcctcctccgcctcctcctcGGCGATCCTCcccgccggcggcggcggcggcggcggcggcggcggtggcggcggcggcggcggcggcggcggcggcggcaggacCGGCATGCACCACCGAAACGACTCCCAGAGGCTGGGGAAAGCTGGCTGCCCGCCAGAGCCATCGTTGCAAATGGCAAATACTAATTTCCTCTCCACCTTATCCCCTGAACACTGCAGACCTTTGGCGGGGGAATGCATGAACAAGCTCAAATGCGGCGCTGCTGAAGCAGAGATAATGAATCTCCCCGAGCGCGTGGGGACTTTTTCCGCTATCCCGGCTTTAGGGGGCATCTCATTACCTCCAGGGGTCATCGTCATGACAGCCCTTCACTCCCCCGCAGCAGCCTCAGCAGCCGTCACAGACAGTGCGTTTCAAATTGCCAACCTGGCAGACTGCCCGCAGAaccattcctcctcctcctcgtcctcctcAGGGGGAGCTGGCGGAGCCAACCCGGccaagaagaagaggaaaaggtgtgGGGTCTGCGTGCCCTGCAAGAGGCTCATCAACTGTGGCGTCTGCAGCAGTTGCAGGAACCGCAAAACGGGACACCAGATCTGCAAATTTAGGAAATGTGAAGAGCTAAAGAAAAAACCTGGCACTTCGCTAGAG ttGGTATTTTTTCAGAAAGGGGAAATAGTAGAGAAAACTGAACACCACTTGCAGTTTTTTAAGGAGAGATGA